One Triplophysa dalaica isolate WHDGS20190420 chromosome 11, ASM1584641v1, whole genome shotgun sequence genomic window carries:
- the zfyve26 gene encoding zinc finger FYVE domain-containing protein 26 isoform X2 has translation MHPFGREEETSRQELFGFFTRCLQRGEWELAAACVCQLGDARGDNPRDPRDIVKALVTHPYPLKWESVGTPHRLAWYWLQILKKLTKIQVSRSVKKELEFLLLLEELGDVPQTVLEELHIAFLQSEQVKRKISSDHAPPLSAAVLSCLRSLLVRNQPRLVCSLISFLQHADRSRDHTLQDIFIQHLTEQVNIPAEKRNGRWVQDLCSALALAPWGSERSGAQLETLWEGLWSARDGPMTEERILGCLLRPQDHALLKAYSATSLRLLKEKLLRESSQTQADLHDQERVMLGLCCHDDKRLVWKAIYFECLSSGKHFLEQVLLTGLDLIKREDFTKLEALLQAEFQPLSRLLLLLGWMHCQSLHSAKNLLRVLYHQQPLSNDSVLSELACTLSSQLGVLEWCDQNNPGISHDALLSQLHMLDHHSALYVLHYLTPLAKYEEHKVLELLQKTEDPSSPNSSVQRNVTLFKGFCAMKYALYAICVNAQIHTNFQDCELLRQMEAGHGEEPSEGCSDLFQHFLSECQLYLEAVPALFRLELLENIFSLLFLSDTDFNLQTELSSTNTETQADAIHNTAEKKKSNSTKILNNDEGVLKAEKEDGQQEGEKNDSKPTSDQSGESDQVNPVWAPLMSGCQGFLVDLCVMEGILRLVREGLEGVCGVGQEDGRALAADVELAESLGCSVTAETFSTRLQRLSKHTAEAQWRLQIVTSNHGSGNDGLYLPSPLPSPGLPLKRQDSSSSGVRRRRKNYRHRAERQVSSELQNGGVSTSASDGGVCVGIVCRGNEGCPCGGPHSWLVPAMLSPPESLLIACIRRGNCIEAQQVIAMYGLENSECAGELVFMDRYREVLTDLAQVEQKIESQSLSSSSSSSSSEGPGTVGVAPAGRTRMGSSSRFTLKSIGSAAAAGMAFYSISDVADRLLSTPARPVPCLEDEFWLSQCSMESSDLLRPLLDELCPAAMAAFDLSCCQCQLWKTSRQLLETAERRLCSFLETRGIRVDPKVPHINGIRGFSSVLQQISKILNRTSASKATSKTDLNGEEIVVFSPFGCSAQEVLLCCHSTITEESIASRLNLYQRLEVTLQTLTSATNTTVDALMGSSLLTALVEQAGLRQSELDSHPVRTAMKQLLQYLDQLCPFEPDSTPGRPDYIRNFLDYVNVLASVLVRSLGSDDQCTGVKLGNPLLLLLQSPTQLLSLLLFDRQVSPDRVLSLLQHEKMRLSVQQVVVQRCCEALPFWDSRTPTLFQGPPQFTGLNGGAFSPSSIASLLQQCAQGCAPSLDLSDPATASDPSSESELSVEDMSATSPKLSTSPPSPSSCPPSSFLLTSSALSFLKSRSPLVATLACLSASRGGVTRATSSGWSGLPSYFRGSGRKEAVLDGDQISREGEALLKNFPVLRMYLRVMAEPVLGVSFETEEGLGAALCGKTLVGMLFSGLQGSMGQAIAAEAFQQALNSCDLNRALELLELYGQACTQEGALRDKLLACTALQGSNGVMQLFRVRDPELRGRVVLQGLDHWNLDLCLELLQFCLSDQSTQDPLREQLQQRKQELDMYQRMLSLQPPLPWETWQELRGESVKNPESVFTLLLDAREFELCAQWVQLYTALDTSRLQLQTEHLLHLLEQGHTADAFQLLEALSGSVALEVSEKALDRRPGLAACHFLSDYLTLHFQSQMTPARRRHINALHLGSKVLLTLPEVSRQDYFSLLSDPLLMLEQLLMNLKVDWASVAVSTLRNLLPAQDAGITNQHIDTKLADYARKALDFPYAPREWSRSDSVISLQDAFLQCPAQESCPPSPTHTPPPSSGSTPMHTPSSERRPSAKKIRQLTTPFTPPEKTPDRKDWIPDHKQHICMVCQRERFTMFNRRHHCRRCGRLVCHSCSSKKMVMEGSEEPVRVCDQCYNFFHSDSDEELEQDEAVGPASVDGVLSGVLSLPEVPRKQYRLSPNPAENQQLKSEFYYEQAPSASLCVAIMTLHSDHAACGQQLIGHCRSLSRKLTNPEVDARLLTDVMRQLLFSAKLMFVNAGCTQEPALCDSYISKVDVLKILVSANYKYIPSLDDIQETAAVTRLRNQLLEAEYYQLAVEVSTKSGLDPSGVWQAWGMASLKAGNLKSAREKFARCLKAPVDRNQLKHGARLLQEIVQHLESAVKPTLITTVEEDILASLRELEDALSDSAPLDGAESRVQRSGYYQECLSYLHTYGTHLSLISFYLRHDCLRDALTHIQNKECSEEVFLEGVFQPCLERGRLGALQGLLETLDPTLETWGRYLLSACQLLQRRGHYHSLYQLQQFMMDHVRAAMTCIRFFSHGAQSYLQLGEQQRWLIRAKEHLRTFLQEQQSRRKSHSSSFRKKMSTSDVSRHIHTVELQLEVTRFLHRCESSSPSNTAVDPRPSANSAPPTLFGNTPMKVDVACKVMLGGKNIEEGFGIAYRVIQDFQLEALAVYIRVGQRLIRQRQYSSVRQLLKCVGESGTASKHDCDAIVLSCVSVADKNPADSKDLEALILESKSAENKIKAYLQCNKLRAAYLLAVKLELVKAAPVVQDVMRAAETSGDSVMQDICRQWLSEHQERSSRQRQ, from the exons ATGCATCCATTTGGCCGTGAGGAGGAGACCTCCAGACAGGAGCTCTTCGGTTTCTTCACGCGGTGTTTGCAGCGCGGGGAGTGGGAGCTCGCGGCAGCCTGCGTATGTCAACTGGGCGATGCGCGCGGAGATAATCCGCGTGACCCGCGCGACATCGTTAAAGCCCTCGTTACACACCCGTACCCCCTAAA GTGGGAATCAGTGGGCACCCCTCACAGACTGGCCTGGTACTGGCTTCAAATCCTGAAGAAACTGACCAAAATACAG GTGAGCAGGTCTGTGAAGAAAGAGCTTGAGTTCCTGTTGCTCTTAGAGGAGCTGGGAGATGTTCCACAGACTGTACTTGAG GAGCTCCACATAGCCTTCTTGCAATCTGAACAAGTGAAACGAAAGATTTCATCCGATCACGCCCCTCCATTGAGTGCTGCCGTTCTTTCCTGCCTCCGTTCCCTGCTAGTCCGAAATCAGCCACGCCTCGTCTGTTCTCTCATCAGTTTCCTTCAGCACGCAGATCGCTCCAGAGACCACACCTTACAGGACATCTTCATCCAGCACCTTACCGAGCAGGTAAACATACCTGCTGAGAAAAGGAACGGGAGATGGGTGCAGGACTTGTGTTCAGCGTTGGCTTTGGCACCGTGGGGGTCGGAGAGGTCGGGAGCTCAGCTGGAGACCCTGTGGGAGGGCTTGTGGTCAGCGAGAGATGGGCCCATGACAGAGGAGAGGATTCTGGGATGTCTGCTGCGGCCGCAGGATCATGCTCTGTTGAAAGCATACAGCGCCACGTCGCTCAGACTGCTCAAGGAGAAACTGTTGAGAGAGTCTTCACAAACACAGG CTGACTTGCACGATCAGGAGAGAGTCATGCTTGGCTTGTGCTGTCATGACGACAAACGTCTGGTCTGGAAAGCCATTTACTTTGAGTGTTTGAGCAGTGGAAAGCACTTTCTGGAGCAGGTTTTG CTTACTGGTCTAGATCTCATAAAGAGGGAGGACTTCACCAAACTGGAAGCATTATTACAGGCGGAGTTTCAGCCTTTGTCCCGCCTCTTGTTGTTGTTAGGCTGGATGCATTGTCAGAGCCTTCATTCTGCCAAAAACCTTCTTAGAGTCCTATATCATCAACAG CCCCTGAGCAATGATTCAGTATTGAGTGAGTTAGCTTGCACGCTGTCCTCTCAGCTTGGTGTTTTAGAGTGGTGCGACCAGAACAATCC cGGAATATCCCATGACGCTCTGTTGAGTCAGTTACACATGCTGGACCATCACTCTGCCCTTTATGTACTGCACTATCTGACACCCCTTGCTAAGTATGAAGAGCACAAGGTGCTGGAACTGCTACAGAAGACGG AAGATCCTTCATCACCCAATAGCTCTGTCCAGCGCAATGTCACTCTGTTTAAAGGCTTCTGTGCGATGAAATATGCTCTGTATGCCATCTGCGTTAATGCGCAGATCCATACCAACTTCCAGGATTGTGAGCTTTTGCGGCAGATGGAGGCCGGTCATGGGGAGGAGCCATCTGAAG GATGCTCTGATCTGTTCCAACACTTCCTATCTGAATGCCAGTTGTATCTTGAAGCGGTTCCAGCGTTGTTCCGCTTAGAACTCCTGGAGAACATCTTCTCCCTCCTTTTTCTTTCTGACACTGACTTCAACCTTCAAACAGAATTGAGCAGCACCAACACAGAAACCCAAGCTGACGCAATCCACAACACTGCAGAGAAAAAGAAATCAAACAGTaccaaaatattaaacaatgacGAGGGTGTCTTAAAAGCAGAAAAAGAGGATGGACAGCAGGAGGGAGAGAAAAATGACAGCAAGCCTACATCTGATCAAAGCGGAGAATCTGATCAGGTGAACCCTGTTTGGGCCCCCTTGATGTCAGGGTGTCAGGGATTTCTGGTGGATTTGTGTGTAATGGAGGGGATTTTACGGCTGGTGAGGGAGGGCTTGGAGGGCGTGTGTGGGGTCGGCCAGGAGGACGGCAGGGCGCTTGCTGCTGACGTGGAGTTGGCAGAAAGTCTGGGATGTTCTGTTACGGCGGAGACCTTCAGCACCAGGTTACAGAGACTCTCCAAACACACAGCAGAGGCCCAGTGGAGACTGCAGATTGTTACTAGTAACCATGGCAGTGGAAATG ATGGTCTCTACCTCCCATCTCCACTTCCAAGTCCGGGACTTCCACTGAAACGCCAGGACAGCAGCAGTTCAGGTGTTCGAAGGAGGAGAAAAAACTATCGGCATCGTGCTGAACGTCAAGTCTCTTCAGAACTACAGAATGGAGGGGTCAGCACTAGTGCCTCAG ATGGTGGGGTGTGTGTTGGAATAGTGTGTCGTGGTAATGAAGGGTGTCCATGTGGTGGACCTCACAGCTGGCTGGTTCCCGCAATGCTCTCTCCTCCTGAGTCTCTGCTTATCGCCTGTATACGCAGAGGCAACTGCATAGAGGCCCAGCAG gtgATTGCGATGTATGGTTTGGAGAACTCAGAGTGTGCAGGTGAACTTGTGTTTATGGACCGCTACCGTGAGGTTTTGACAGATCTGGCTCAGGTGGAGCAGAAGATAGAGAGTCAATctctttcttcatcatcatcatcatcatcatcagaagGACCGGGCACGGTGGGTGTCGCCCCCGCAGGCAGGACCAGAATGGGCAGCAGCAGCAGGTTTACGCTCAAGAGCATTGGAAGTGCAGCCGCTGCAG GCATGGCCTTCTATTCCATTTCTGATGTGGCTGACCGTCTACTGAGTACCCCGGCCCGGCCGGTACCCTGTCTAGAGGACGAATTCTGGCTCTCCCAGTGCTCCATGGAATCCTCTGACCTCCTGCGGCCGCTCTTGGATGAGTTGTGTCCTGCCGCTATGGCAGCCTTTGACCTCTCCTGTTGTCAGTGCCAGCTTTGGAAGACTTCACGACAACTACTCGAGACCGCTGAAAGAAGACTCTGCAGCTTTCTGGAAACCAGAG GCATACGAGTTGATCCAAAGGTTCCTCACATCAACGGCATTAGAGGCTTTTCATCAGTCCTGCAACAAATCAGCAAGATCCTCAACAGAACCTCCGCCAGTAAAGCCACGAGTAAAACAG ATTTGAATGGAGAGGAGATTGTTGTCTTCAGCCCCTTTGGCTGTAGTGCCCAGGAAGTGCTGCTGTGTTGTCATTCTACTATAACAGAAGAGAGTATCGCCTCTCGCTTGAACCTGTATCAGCGTCTGGAGGTCACTCTTCAAACGCTGACCTCTGCCACCAACACAACAG TAGATGCACTGATGGGTAGTTCTCTCCTGACGGCGCTGGTCGAACAGGCTGGTCTCAGACAGTCTGAACTGGATTCCCACCCTGTGCGAACTGCTATGAAACAGCTCCTACAGTATTTGGACCAGCTTTGCCCGTTTGAGCCCGACAGCACCCCCGGCAGACCAGATTACATACGCAACTTTCTTGATTATGTCAATGTGCTGGCTTCGGTACTAGTGCGCAGTCTGGGGTCAGACG atcagtgCACAGGGGTGAAGCTGGGCAATCCTCTTTTACTGTTGCTTCAGTCGCCCACCCAGCTCCTCTCACTCCTGCTGTTCGATAGACAGGTGTCACCTGACAG GGTTCTGTCTCTTCTGCAGCATGAGAAAATGCGTTTAAGCGTGCAGCAGGTTGTCGTTCAGCGCTGCTGTGAAGCTCTTCCTTTTTGGGATTCACGGACCCCAACTTTGTTTCAGGGTCCACCCCAATTCACAGGGCTCAATGGAGGGGCGTTCTCCCCATCCAGCATCGCTTCACTTCTCCAGCAGTGTGCACAGGGGTGCGCCCCATCCCTTGACCTCTCTGACCCCGCCACGGCCTCCGACCCCAGCTCTGAGTCTGAGCTATCAGTGGAGGACATGTCTGCGACATCACCCAAACTCTCCACCTCCCCACCATCACCGTCTTCATGCCCTCcttcttcttttcttctcaCTTCATCCGCACTTTCTTTCCTGAAGTCGCGGTCTCCCCTCGTCGCCACCCTGGCGTGCCTCAGTGCCAGTCGTGGTGGCGTGACCAGGGCGACCTCCTCTGGGTGGTCGGGGTTACCTTCATATTTCAGAGGGTCAGGCCGTAAAGAAGCGGTTCTGGATGGAGACCAGATCTCAAGGGAAGGGGAAGCCTTGCTTAAAAACTTTCCTGTTCTCAGAATGTACCTGCGGGTAATGGCTGAGCCAGTTCTAGGGGTGTCTTTTGAAACAGAGGAGGGGCTTGGGGCGGCTCTTTGTGGGAAGACTTTGGTGGGGATGCTGTTTTCTGGACTGCAGGGCAGTATGGGACAAGCTATTGCAGCAGAGGCATTCCAGCAAGCTCTTAACAGCTGTGATTTGAACAGAGCATTAGAACTTCTGGAGTTGTACGGTCAGGCCTGCACCCAGGAGGGGGCGCTACGGGACAAACTGTTAGCATGTACTGCACTGCAAG GCAGCAATGGTGTCATGCAGTTGTTTCGTGTAAGGGACCCTGAGCTGCGTGGCCGTGTGGTTCTGCAGGGATTGGATCACTGGAATTTAGATCTGTGTTTAGAATTGCTCCAGTTCTGTCTCAGTGACCAGAGCACTCAGGATCCactcagagagcagcttcagcAAAGGAAACAGGAACTGGACATGTACCAACGG ATGCTGAGTTTGCAGCCACCGTTGCCGTGGGAGACGTGGCAGGAGCTGAGGGGGGAGTCTGTAAAGAATCCTGAATCTGTATTCACTCTGTTGTTAGATGCCAGG gaGTTTGAGTTGTGTGCTCAGTGGGTGCAACTGTACACGGCCTTGGATACGTCTCGCCTGCAGCTCCAGACCGAACATCTACTACACCTGCTAGAACAGGGCCACACGGCTGATGCTTTCCAG CTCCTGGAGGCTCTGTCTGGTTCAGTGGCTCTGGAGGTCAGCGAGAAGGCTCTGGATCGAAGGCCCGGATTGGCTGCCTGCCATTTCCTGTCTGATTACCTCACCCTACACTTCcagagtcaaatgacccctGCGCGGAGACGCCACATTAACGCCCTGCACCTTGGCTCCAAA GTGTTACTGACTCTACCGGAAGTGTCCCGTCAGGATTATTTTTCCCTGCTGTCTGATCCGCTTCTCATGCTGGAGCAGTTGCTGATGAATCTGAAGGTGGACTGGGCCTCTGTTGCCGTTAGCACACTGCGAAACCTTCTGCCTGCTCAGGACGCTGGCATCACCAACCAACACATAGACACAAAACTGGCAGATTATGCACGGAAGGCTCTTGATTTTCCTTATGCACCTAGAGAATGGTCACGGTCTG ACTCAGTCATTAGTCTCCAGGATGCTTTTCTTCAGTGTCCAGCACAAGAGAGTTGTCCCCCCTCCCCAACCCACACCCCTCCTCCATCATCAG GAAGCACTCCCATGCACACGCCCTCCAGTGAGAGACGGCCCAGTGCGAAGAAGATCCGCCAGCTGACGACCCCCTTCACCCCTCCAGAGAAAACCCCCGACCGCAAGGACTGGATACCTGACCACAAACAGCACATCTGTATGGTCTGCCAGAGAGAGAGGTTCACCATG TTTAACAGACGGCACCACTGCAGGCGATGTGGAAGGCTGGTGTGTCATTCCTGTTCAAGCAAGAAGATGGTAATGGAAGGTTCGGAGGAGCCCGTCAGAGTTTGTGACCAGTGCTATAACTTCTTCCACTCTGA CTCAGACGAGGAGCTTGAGCAGGACGAAG CTGTTGGCCCAGCGTCAGTTGATGGAGTCCTAAGTGGTGTTTTAAGTCTACCCGAGGTTCCTCGGAAGCAGTACCGTCTGAGTCCAAACCCAGCTGAAAACCAGCAGCTGAAAAGCGAGTTCTATTATGAACAG GCGCCCAGTGCATCCCTCTGTGTTGCTATAATGACACTACACAGCGATCACGCGGCCTGCGGGCAGCAGCTGATTGGCCACTGCCGCTCACTCTCCCGCAAACTAACCAATCCCGAGGTGGATGCTCGTCTACTGACAGATGTGATGCGTCAACTTCTGTTTAGTGCCAAACTCATGTTTGTTAACGCTGGATGCACCCAAGAGCCAGCACTTTGCGACAG CTACATCAGTAAGGTTGATGTGTTAAAGATATTAGTCAGCGCAAACTACAAGTACATTCCATCTCTGGACGATATTCAGGAAACGGCTGCAGTAACGCGTCTGCGCAACCAGCTGCTTGAAGCTGAATATTATCAGTTGGCCGTTGAG GTGTCTACTAAGAGTGGACTGGACCCAAGTGGAGTCTGGCAGGCATGGGGTATGGCGTCTCTGAAGGCTGGAAATTTGAAAAGCGCCAGGGAGAAGTTTGCTCGGTGTCTTAAGGCACCAGTAGATCGGAACCAGCTAAAGCATGGAGCGAGGCTTCTACAGGAGATCGTTCAGCACCTGGAGTCTGCAGTCAAACCCACTCTGATCACG ACTGTGGAGGAGGACATTCTGGCCTCTCTGCGTGAGCTGGAAGATGCTCTCTCTGATTCTGCTCCTCTGGATGGTGCGGAGAGCAGGGTTCAGCGCTCCGGGTACTATCAGGAATGTCTATCTTATCTGCACACCTACGGGACACACCTGAGCCTTATCAGCTTTTACCTGCGCCACGATTGCCTGAGGGATGCACTCACCCACATACAGAACAAG GAGTGTTCAGAGGAGGTGTTTCTGGAGGGCGTGTTTCAGCCCTGTCTTGAACGTGGCCGTTTAGGTGCTTTGCAGGGTCTGTTAGAGACTTTAGACCCAACGTTGGAGACCTGGGGTCGATACCTTCTCTCTGCCTGTCAGTTACTCCAGCGCAGAGGACACTACCACTCTCTGTACCAGCTCCAGCAGTTCATGATG GATCACGTTCGTGCCGCTATGACATGTATACGATTCTTTTCGCATGGTGCACAGTCGTACTTACAGCTGGGAGAACAGCAGCGCTGGCTGATCCGAGCAAAGGAGCACCTGAGAACTTTCCTGCAAGAACAGCAGAgcagaagaaaatcacacagcTCTTCGTTCAGAAAGAAAATGAGCACTTCTGATGTCTCCAG ACATATACACACAGTCGAGTTGCAGTTGGAGGTGACACGCTTCCTGCATCGATGTGAAAGCTCCTCCCCTTCAAATACAGCGGTAGACCCCAGACCCTCAGCGAACAGTGCTCCGCCCACACTTTTTGGAAACACCCCCATGAAGGTGGATGTGGCCTGCAAG GTGATGCTGGGAGGGAAAAATATTGAAGAAGGTTTTGGCATTGCATATAGGGTAATACAG GACTTCCAGCTGGAGGCACTGGCGGTGTACATACGGGTCGGACAGCGCTTGATCCGTCAGCGTCAGTACTCGTCTGTGCGGCAGCTGTTGAAGTGTGTAGGGGAGTCCGGCACAGCTTCTAAACATGACTGTGATGCCATTGTTCTCAGTTGTGTCTCTGTGGCTGATAAGAATCCTGCGGAT TCTAAAGATCTAGAGGCCCTGATTCTGGAGTCGAAGAGTGCAGAAAACAAG ATAAAGGCATATCTGCAATGCAATAAGCTGCGGGCAGCATATCTTCTGGCTGTGAAGCTTGAGCTAGTGAAGGCGGCTCCGGTAGTACAGGATGTGATGCGAGCGGCTGAGACCTCAGGCGACTCTGTCATGCAGGACATCTGTCGCCAGTGGCTCTCAGAGCATCAAGAACGATCATCACGGCAACGGCAATAA